In Campylobacter mucosalis, a single window of DNA contains:
- the purE gene encoding 5-(carboxyamino)imidazole ribonucleotide mutase, with protein MKFVSIIMGSKSDYEIVNEAAKLLSKFGVKYELIISSAHRSPERTSEYVKSAEKKGAQVFIAAAGMAAHLAGAVAANTTKPVIGIPMGGSALNGVDALYSTVQMPSGMPVATLAIGKAGAINSAYLAMQILALNDSDLAQKLKDDREAKKEALKSDSAEVEVIL; from the coding sequence GTGAAATTTGTATCAATTATAATGGGAAGCAAGAGCGATTATGAGATAGTAAATGAAGCGGCTAAGTTACTTAGCAAATTTGGCGTAAAATACGAGCTAATCATCAGCTCAGCCCACAGAAGCCCAGAGCGAACAAGCGAGTATGTAAAGAGTGCCGAAAAAAAGGGTGCACAGGTATTTATAGCAGCCGCTGGTATGGCAGCTCATTTAGCTGGTGCTGTGGCTGCAAACACGACAAAACCGGTCATTGGCATACCTATGGGTGGCTCAGCACTAAACGGCGTTGATGCACTTTATTCAACCGTGCAAATGCCAAGCGGAATGCCAGTTGCTACACTTGCTATCGGCAAGGCTGGAGCTATAAACTCAGCATATCTTGCTATGCAAATTTTAGCCCTAAATGATAGTGATTTAGCACAAAAACTAAAAGATGATAGAGAGGCGAAAAAAGAGGCGTTAAAGAGCGATTCTGCCGAAGTTGAAGTGATACTTTAA